One Tachypleus tridentatus isolate NWPU-2018 chromosome 3, ASM421037v1, whole genome shotgun sequence DNA window includes the following coding sequences:
- the LOC143247375 gene encoding proton-coupled zinc antiporter SLC30A1-like, whose translation MKTHKVVKLYIMIGLTGLFFGAEIVASHFTKSLVLLVDSYHTLYNVLSLLLLIISYRMTKERTLKNTFGWARVEVLGVLVNMLFLVALCFSVCVESLQTIFHASHENTQPRFPYGLLTFGLIGLFLNCICTILIGGYTQHQGCYLSVHGDDVQVNLVLGTDEHASEPRQVEPVGHTSESLPYVQSCGSDSNEVKQYSRNLRRVLDFLRDSCSCVLVTVVAYFVLYLDGRGVTEYADPLLGLTTVVVLIATSYPLMKESGLILLQSVPHHIDVRELKKRLMLKFPAILNVHDLHVWRLTSDHAIATIHIILNSPNDYLDIAYHMEKFLQRQGIAFVTVQPEFFKSNGFLQSSECILQCSKSKTCGALTCCGPLRHTFTKQLETRHSKMSQSLSVDDPVSISSNVASILPVVHKKNNMQRACNRLETHEESTTLASNFEKDNNACCEGFGGYHFKNLGEVKETRV comes from the coding sequence ATGAAAACGCACAAGgtagtaaagttatatattaTGATTGGCTTGACAGGGCTGTTTTTCGGAGCGGAGATAGTGGCTAGCCACTTTACAaaatctttagttttattagtaGATTCATATCATACGTTGTACAACGTCTTATCCTTACTGTTACTAATTATCAGTTATAGGATGACCAAGGAACGAACCCTAAAGAACACGTTCGGGTGGGCTCGCGTAGAAGTGTTAGGAGTTCTGGTGAATATGTTATTTTTGGTTGCtctttgtttctctgtttgtGTGGAGTCATTGCAAACAATTTTTCACGCCTCTCACGAAAACACCCAACCCCGGTTTCCATACGGTCTGTTAACCTTTGGTCTGATTGGGTTGTTCCTAAACTGTATCTGTACGATATTAATCGGAGGTTACACTCAACACCAAGGGTGTTATCTGAGTGTTCACGGAGACGATGTCCAGGTCAACTTGGTGTTGGGTACAGATGAACACGCAAGCGAACCAAGACAAGTGGAGCCCGTAGGTCATACGAGCGAATCCTTACCCTATGTCCAGTCATGCGGCTCGGACAGCAACGAAGTTAAACAATATTCACGGAATTTACGCCGAGTGCTTGACTTTTTACGTGACTCGTGCAGTTGTGTTTTAGTTACAGTTGTGGCTTACTTTGTTCTTTACTTGGATGGCCGAGGTGTAACCGAATACGCTGATCCTCTCCTTGGCCTGACCACCGTGGTAGTTCTTATCGCTACGAGTTACCCCCTCATGAAAGAAAGCGGACTGATTCTTCTACAGAGTGTCCCCCACCACATCGACGTCAGGGAGCTGAAAAAACGCCTCATGCTGAAATTTCCAGCCATTCTTAACGTACACGACTTACATGTGTGGCGACTGACCAGTGACCACGCGATCGCCactattcatataattttaaattctcCCAATGATTACTTGGATATCGCTTATCACATGGAAAAGTTTCTTCAGAGACAAGGAATAGCTTTTGTAACCGTGCAACCAGAATTCTTCAAGAGTAATGGATTTCTTCAAAGTTCAGAGTGCATTCTTCAATGTTCGAAGTCGAAAACGTGTGGCGCCCTCACGTGCTGTGGTCCTTTACGCCATACTTTCACAAAACAGTTAGAAACTAGACACAGTAAAATGTCTCAATCGTTGAGTGTTGATGATCCTGTATCTATCAGTTCAAATGTTGCTAGTATTTTGCCCGTGGTTCACAAAAAGAACAACATGCAAAGAGCATGTAACAGGCTTGAAACCCATGAAGAAAGTACAACGCTTGCATCTAATTTTGAAAAAGACAACAACGCTTGTTGCGAGGGTTTCGGAGGATATCACTTCAAAAACTTGGGGGAGGTTAAAGAAACCCGCGTTTGA